One window from the genome of Variovorax sp. PAMC26660 encodes:
- a CDS encoding FAD-dependent oxidoreductase encodes MIDYQSLRFDYQRHADQDAATPAHHPVVIVGAGPVGLTLAIDLALRQVPVVLLDNDTTLSSGSRAICFAKRTLEVFDRLGCGDRMVEKGVSWNVGKVFFHDEQVYRFDLLPEPGHERPAFINLQQYYVEGYLVERVAALPLIDLRWNHKVTGIEQQGDGAVLTVETPDGNYQLAADYVAACDGSRSNLRQLLGQEAKGRTFRDRFLIADITMDAQLPTERRFWFDPSFHPGQSVLLHKQADGMWRVDFQLGWDADPVEERKPENITPRVRALLDSIGFEGVQFQIGWASVYTFACQRMAHFRHGRVLFAGDSAHGVSPFGARGANSGVQDADNLAWKLAAVVQGAAPDALLDSYASEREFAADENIRNSTRATDFITPKSDVSRLFRDAVLELTRRHAFARTLVNSGRLSVATVLRDSPLNTPDAEAFAGAMVPGAAAADAPVVRADGSTGWLLRECHVAQFTALVFGTGDAAARSLQALKASDVALHIVQVQATTPAGELAAQRYDAQPGTVYLLRPDQHVCARWRQPTADHIRAATHRALAKA; translated from the coding sequence GTGATCGACTATCAAAGTCTGCGCTTCGACTACCAACGCCACGCCGACCAGGACGCGGCCACCCCTGCCCACCACCCCGTAGTGATCGTGGGCGCCGGCCCCGTCGGCCTCACGCTCGCGATCGACCTCGCGCTGCGCCAGGTTCCGGTGGTGCTGCTCGACAACGACACCACCCTGTCCAGCGGATCGCGCGCGATCTGCTTCGCCAAGCGCACGCTCGAAGTGTTCGACCGCCTGGGCTGCGGCGACCGCATGGTCGAAAAGGGCGTGTCGTGGAATGTCGGCAAGGTGTTCTTCCATGACGAGCAGGTCTACCGCTTCGACCTGCTGCCAGAGCCCGGCCACGAGCGCCCGGCCTTCATCAACCTGCAGCAGTACTACGTCGAGGGCTACCTCGTCGAACGCGTGGCCGCCCTGCCGCTGATCGACCTGCGCTGGAACCACAAGGTGACCGGCATCGAACAACAGGGCGACGGCGCCGTGCTCACGGTCGAGACGCCCGACGGCAACTACCAACTGGCCGCCGATTACGTCGCCGCCTGCGACGGCTCGCGCTCCAACCTGCGCCAGTTGCTGGGCCAGGAAGCCAAGGGCCGCACCTTCCGCGACCGCTTCCTGATCGCCGACATCACCATGGACGCGCAGCTCCCCACCGAGCGCCGCTTCTGGTTCGACCCTTCGTTCCACCCCGGCCAGAGCGTGCTGCTGCACAAGCAGGCCGACGGCATGTGGCGCGTGGACTTCCAGCTCGGCTGGGACGCCGACCCGGTGGAAGAGCGCAAGCCCGAGAACATCACGCCGCGCGTGCGCGCGCTGCTCGACAGCATCGGTTTCGAGGGCGTGCAGTTCCAGATCGGCTGGGCCAGCGTCTACACCTTCGCCTGCCAGCGCATGGCGCACTTCCGCCATGGTCGCGTGCTGTTCGCGGGCGACTCGGCGCACGGCGTGTCGCCCTTCGGCGCGCGCGGCGCCAACTCGGGCGTGCAGGACGCGGACAACCTCGCCTGGAAGCTCGCGGCCGTGGTGCAGGGCGCCGCACCCGATGCGCTGCTCGACAGCTACGCCAGCGAGCGCGAGTTCGCGGCCGACGAGAACATCCGCAACTCGACGCGCGCCACCGACTTCATCACGCCCAAGAGCGACGTGAGCCGGCTCTTTCGCGACGCGGTGCTGGAGCTGACCCGCCGCCACGCCTTCGCACGCACGCTGGTCAACAGCGGACGGCTCTCGGTGGCCACGGTGCTGCGCGATTCGCCGCTCAACACGCCGGATGCCGAAGCCTTCGCGGGCGCGATGGTGCCCGGCGCCGCGGCGGCCGACGCACCCGTGGTGCGCGCCGACGGCAGCACCGGCTGGCTGCTGCGCGAATGCCATGTCGCGCAGTTCACGGCTCTGGTGTTCGGCACCGGCGACGCGGCCGCGCGCAGCCTCCAGGCGCTGAAGGCCAGCGACGTTGCGCTGCACATCGTGCAGGTGCAGGCCACCACGCCCGCCGGCGAACTCGCGGCGCAGCGCTACGACGCACAACCCGGTACTGTCTACCTCCTGCGACCCGACCAGCACGTGTGCGCGCGCTGGCGGCAGCCCACGGCGGACCACATCCGCGCGGCGACCCACCGCGCACTGGCAAAGGCATGA
- a CDS encoding ABC-type transport auxiliary lipoprotein family protein, whose product MNAIRSTLNTRARRAGAVALFGIALLAAGCGALPDKPARSALYDFGPGATAPAAAAPAAATLPTLALAEFESNTRIDGTQILYRLGYADANELRPYGQSRWSQPPAQLLRQRLRDTLAQQRTVLGPEESATIARAKGEVPDTLRISLDEFSHYFDSASSSVGLVRLRATLIRGAVGGDRVLGQRMFTVRRPAPTADAPGGVKALIAASDGAVAEVMQWVDQLQKQQPRQ is encoded by the coding sequence ATGAACGCCATTCGATCCACCCTGAACACACGCGCACGCCGCGCGGGCGCCGTGGCGCTCTTCGGCATCGCGCTGCTGGCCGCCGGCTGCGGCGCGCTGCCCGACAAGCCCGCGCGCTCGGCGCTGTACGACTTCGGCCCTGGCGCCACGGCCCCGGCCGCAGCAGCGCCTGCCGCAGCGACGCTGCCCACGCTGGCATTGGCCGAGTTCGAGAGCAACACGCGCATCGACGGCACGCAGATCCTGTACCGCCTGGGCTATGCCGACGCCAACGAGCTGCGTCCCTACGGCCAGTCGCGCTGGAGCCAGCCGCCCGCGCAACTGCTGCGCCAGCGGCTGCGCGACACGTTGGCACAGCAGCGCACCGTGCTCGGCCCGGAAGAGAGCGCGACCATCGCGCGTGCCAAAGGCGAAGTGCCCGACACGCTGCGCATCTCGCTCGACGAGTTCAGCCACTACTTCGATTCGGCCAGCAGCAGCGTCGGCCTGGTGCGCCTGCGCGCCACGCTGATCCGCGGCGCGGTCGGCGGCGACCGCGTGCTGGGCCAGCGCATGTTCACCGTGCGCCGCCCCGCACCCACGGCCGATGCACCCGGCGGCGTGAAGGCGTTGATCGCGGCCAGCGACGGTGCCGTGGCCGAGGTGATGCAGTGGGTGGATCAGTTGCAAAAGCAACAGCCACGACAGTAA
- a CDS encoding ABC transporter ATP-binding protein, whose protein sequence is MSMPIRADTPTAVVDIRGLWTVFTNAEGEQVVHRDLNLHIDRGEVLSLVGGSGTGKTVLLRQILGLEKPTRGVVEVLGQPPGELSATGAANVGMLFQHGALFSAFSVLENIAFPLRELKLLPDELIRHAALVKLQMVGLEPRHANMSPSDLSGGMIKRVALARALIMDPPLLLLDEPTAGLDPEASDSFCTLLRSLHRELGLTVVMVTHDLDTLFDLSTRIAVLADQKVIVTGTAREVIAYPHPFIHEYFLGGRGQRALEALHDKPAEAPPPPPAASAGAR, encoded by the coding sequence ATGAGCATGCCCATCCGCGCCGACACCCCCACCGCCGTGGTCGACATCCGCGGCCTGTGGACCGTGTTCACGAACGCCGAGGGCGAGCAGGTGGTGCACCGCGACCTGAACCTGCACATCGACCGCGGCGAAGTGCTGTCGCTGGTGGGTGGCTCGGGCACCGGCAAGACGGTGCTGCTGCGCCAGATCCTGGGGTTGGAAAAGCCCACGCGCGGCGTGGTCGAGGTGCTGGGCCAGCCGCCCGGCGAACTCAGCGCCACCGGCGCGGCCAACGTGGGCATGCTGTTCCAGCACGGCGCGCTGTTCTCGGCCTTCAGCGTGCTGGAGAACATCGCCTTTCCGCTGCGCGAGCTGAAGCTGCTGCCCGACGAACTCATCCGCCATGCAGCGCTGGTGAAGCTGCAGATGGTGGGGCTGGAGCCCCGGCACGCCAACATGAGCCCTTCGGACCTGTCGGGCGGCATGATCAAGCGCGTGGCGCTGGCGCGCGCGCTCATCATGGACCCGCCGCTGCTGTTGCTCGACGAGCCCACCGCCGGCCTCGACCCCGAGGCCTCCGACAGCTTCTGCACCCTGCTGCGCAGCCTGCACCGCGAGCTGGGCCTGACGGTGGTGATGGTCACGCACGACCTGGACACGCTGTTCGACCTGAGCACCCGCATCGCGGTGCTGGCCGACCAGAAGGTGATCGTCACCGGTACGGCGCGCGAGGTCATCGCCTACCCGCATCCCTTCATTCACGAATACTTTCTCGGCGGGCGCGGACAGCGCGCCCTGGAGGCCCTGCATGACAAACCCGCCGAAGCACCCCCACCGCCACCCGCCGCCAGCGCGGGCGCACGCTGA
- the hmgA gene encoding homogentisate 1,2-dioxygenase, producing MTQPSPATERRYQSGFGNEYASEAVAGALPQGRNNPQRGPFDLYTELISGTAFTAPRHENRRTWLYRRQPSVVSGRYQPYAQPHWTTGADREIALPPEPLRWHPQPLDGAAGADFIDGMYTIAANGDAESQVGIGSLMYLAGRSMERRAFVNADGEMLVVPQQGRLVITTELGVLDVKPGEIALLPRGMAFKVALPDGLSRGYVCENYGAHFRLPELGPIGSNGLANARDFQAPVAAFETEEGAYELVKKFAGRFWKAPARQSPFNVVAWHGNLAPLKYDTAHFMAIGSISFDHPDPSIFTVLTSPSDTPGTANCDFVIFPPRWMVMENTFRPPWFHRNLMSEFMGLVLGEYDAKPGGFKPGGASLHNCMVPHGPDEEAFDKATHADLKPHKLDNTLAFMFESRYRFIPTHFALQSPALDTDYADCWAGLKDQFKA from the coding sequence ATGACCCAACCCTCCCCCGCCACAGAGCGGCGCTACCAGAGCGGCTTCGGCAACGAATACGCCTCCGAGGCCGTGGCCGGTGCCCTGCCCCAGGGCCGCAACAACCCGCAGCGCGGGCCGTTCGACCTGTACACCGAGCTGATCTCGGGCACGGCCTTCACCGCGCCGCGCCACGAGAACCGCCGCACCTGGCTGTACCGCCGCCAGCCCTCGGTGGTGTCGGGCCGCTACCAACCCTATGCGCAGCCGCACTGGACCACCGGCGCCGACCGCGAGATCGCGCTGCCGCCCGAGCCGCTGCGCTGGCATCCGCAGCCGCTGGACGGCGCCGCCGGGGCCGACTTCATCGACGGCATGTACACGATCGCGGCCAACGGCGACGCCGAGTCGCAGGTCGGCATCGGTTCGCTGATGTACCTGGCCGGCCGCTCGATGGAGCGCCGCGCCTTCGTCAACGCCGACGGTGAGATGCTGGTGGTGCCGCAGCAGGGCCGCCTCGTCATCACGACCGAACTCGGCGTGCTCGATGTCAAGCCCGGCGAAATCGCGCTGCTGCCGCGCGGCATGGCCTTCAAGGTCGCGCTGCCCGATGGCCTCTCGCGCGGCTATGTCTGCGAGAACTACGGCGCGCATTTCCGCCTGCCCGAGCTGGGCCCGATCGGCTCGAACGGCCTGGCCAACGCACGCGACTTCCAGGCGCCCGTGGCGGCGTTCGAGACAGAGGAAGGCGCCTACGAACTGGTCAAGAAATTCGCCGGCCGCTTCTGGAAGGCACCGGCCAGGCAGTCGCCCTTCAACGTGGTCGCCTGGCACGGCAACCTCGCACCGCTGAAATACGACACCGCGCATTTCATGGCCATCGGCTCGATCAGCTTCGACCATCCCGATCCGTCGATCTTCACCGTGCTGACCTCGCCCAGCGACACGCCCGGCACCGCCAACTGCGACTTCGTGATCTTCCCGCCGCGCTGGATGGTGATGGAAAACACCTTCCGTCCGCCATGGTTCCACCGCAACCTCATGAGCGAGTTCATGGGCCTGGTGCTGGGCGAATACGACGCCAAGCCGGGCGGCTTCAAGCCCGGTGGCGCGAGCCTGCACAACTGCATGGTGCCGCACGGCCCCGACGAAGAGGCCTTCGACAAGGCCACGCACGCCGACCTCAAGCCGCACAAGCTGGACAACACACTGGCCTTCATGTTCGAGAGCCGCTACCGATTCATTCCCACCCACTTCGCCCTCCAAAGCCCTGCGCTCGACACCGACTACGCCGACTGCTGGGCCGGCCTGAAAGACCAATTCAAAGCATGA
- a CDS encoding Bug family tripartite tricarboxylate transporter substrate binding protein gives MNKKTAFVITRRAAAVALLAVPFFAQAADYPSKPIRFVVPYSPGGTTDLVARTVGQKVSEKLGQPVLIDNRGGAGGNIGMDAVAKAAPDGYTIGFGAISTNALNPHIYKSMAFDPRKDFTAISLLGTSTIVLEVPAASPVKSVADLIAAAKKNPGLPYATAGAGTSMNLAGVMFAQMTGTDLVHVAYKGSGPAITDMLGNNIGAMFDNLPASLPHIQSGKLRALAVAGPKRSPSLPDVPTMAEAGLKGYALDPWFGVYGPAKLPAPIVKALNEAFVEALAMPDVKAKLQQAGFSPRGSTAQELTTLTETEYKRLGEVAKKAGMSAD, from the coding sequence ATGAACAAGAAAACCGCTTTCGTCATCACGCGCCGCGCCGCGGCCGTCGCCCTGCTCGCAGTGCCCTTCTTCGCACAGGCTGCCGACTACCCGTCCAAGCCCATCCGCTTCGTCGTGCCCTACAGCCCCGGCGGCACCACCGACCTGGTGGCGCGCACCGTGGGCCAGAAGGTCTCGGAGAAGCTGGGCCAGCCGGTGCTGATCGACAACCGCGGCGGCGCGGGCGGCAACATCGGCATGGACGCCGTGGCCAAGGCCGCGCCCGATGGCTACACCATCGGCTTCGGCGCCATCTCGACCAATGCGCTGAACCCGCACATCTACAAGTCGATGGCCTTCGACCCACGCAAGGACTTCACCGCCATCAGCCTGCTGGGCACCTCGACCATCGTGCTCGAAGTGCCGGCCGCCTCGCCGGTGAAATCGGTGGCCGACCTGATCGCAGCCGCGAAGAAGAACCCCGGCCTGCCCTACGCCACCGCGGGCGCCGGCACCTCGATGAACCTGGCCGGCGTGATGTTCGCGCAGATGACGGGCACCGACCTCGTGCACGTGGCCTACAAGGGCAGCGGCCCGGCCATCACCGACATGCTGGGCAACAACATCGGCGCGATGTTCGACAACCTGCCGGCGTCATTGCCGCACATCCAGTCCGGCAAGCTGCGCGCGCTGGCGGTGGCGGGCCCCAAGCGCTCGCCTTCATTGCCCGATGTGCCGACGATGGCCGAAGCCGGGCTCAAGGGCTATGCGCTCGACCCGTGGTTCGGCGTGTACGGACCCGCGAAGCTGCCGGCGCCGATCGTGAAGGCCCTGAACGAAGCCTTCGTCGAAGCGCTGGCAATGCCCGACGTGAAGGCCAAGCTGCAGCAAGCGGGCTTCTCGCCGCGCGGCTCGACGGCGCAGGAGCTGACGACGCTGACCGAGACCGAATACAAGCGCCTGGGCGAAGTCGCCAAGAAAGCCGGCATGAGCGCCGACTGA
- a CDS encoding MlaD family protein: protein MENKAHALAAGAFVLGLIAVLVGLVIWFTRDNTVRNIYELSTREAVSGLQPQATVRYRGIAVGKVASIDFDPKVKGNVRVRITVDERVPLTTSSFATLSYQGVTGLAFIALDDKGESTVALKPDNDDPPRIPLKPSMLSQLQDRGEAIINQVEEVTKRANQLLSDPNQKRAADALENIAAASASANTLLKTLDSTVKTGLNPALTKLPDTLASVKKAAGDVSRVATNFNTTVGRLNAPDGPVERLSDGTKALAQAVDSFNSATLPRVNRVADDTSHAVRRLGRAADSINDNPQSLLFGNGGTAAGPGEPGFSAPAATRP, encoded by the coding sequence ATGGAAAACAAGGCCCATGCCCTCGCCGCCGGCGCCTTCGTGCTCGGCCTCATCGCCGTGCTCGTCGGGCTCGTGATCTGGTTCACGCGCGACAACACCGTGCGCAACATCTACGAGTTGTCCACGCGCGAGGCCGTCAGCGGCCTGCAGCCGCAGGCCACGGTGCGCTACCGGGGCATCGCGGTCGGCAAGGTGGCGTCGATCGACTTCGATCCCAAGGTCAAGGGCAACGTGCGGGTGCGCATCACCGTCGACGAACGCGTGCCGCTCACCACCTCCAGCTTTGCCACGCTGAGCTACCAGGGCGTGACCGGCCTGGCCTTCATCGCGCTGGACGACAAGGGCGAATCGACCGTGGCCCTGAAGCCCGACAACGACGACCCGCCGCGCATTCCGCTGAAGCCCTCGATGCTGTCGCAACTGCAGGACCGTGGCGAAGCCATCATCAACCAGGTCGAGGAAGTGACCAAGCGCGCCAACCAGTTGCTGAGCGACCCCAACCAGAAGCGCGCGGCCGATGCGCTGGAGAACATCGCCGCCGCCTCGGCCAGCGCCAACACGCTGCTCAAGACGCTGGACAGCACGGTGAAGACGGGCCTGAATCCGGCACTGACGAAGCTGCCGGACACGCTGGCCTCGGTGAAGAAAGCGGCCGGCGACGTCTCGCGCGTGGCCACCAACTTCAACACCACCGTGGGCCGGCTGAACGCACCCGACGGGCCGGTCGAACGCCTGAGCGACGGCACCAAGGCGCTGGCGCAGGCAGTCGATTCATTCAACTCGGCCACGCTGCCGCGCGTGAACCGCGTGGCCGACGACACCTCGCACGCCGTGCGCCGGCTGGGCCGCGCGGCGGACAGCATCAACGACAACCCGCAATCGCTGCTGTTCGGCAACGGCGGCACGGCCGCGGGCCCGGGCGAGCCCGGCTTTTCCGCGCCGGCGGCCACGCGTCCCTGA
- a CDS encoding MBL fold metallo-hydrolase, giving the protein MSQAKKFASQADMEEKTITFSQISEHAWAYTAEGDPNTGIIIGDDCVLVADTQATPAMAADVVRRIREVTDKPIKYVVLTHYHAVRVLGAAGYGAEHVLASQDTRDLIVERGEEDKASEIGRFPRLFQNVETVPPGLTWPTMTFTGKMTLWLGKLEVQLIQLGRGHTKGDTVVWLPQERTLLSGDLVEFGATPYAGDAYFKDWPQTLDNIAALKPAALVPGRGAALTTPEAVAEGLTGTRNFISDVYASVQEGVKAGRDLNAVYKDTYAKLKPKYSQWVIFDHCMPFDVSRAYDEASGHADPRVWTAQRDIDMWKALEG; this is encoded by the coding sequence ATGAGCCAAGCCAAGAAGTTCGCCAGCCAGGCCGACATGGAAGAGAAGACGATCACCTTCAGCCAGATCTCGGAACACGCCTGGGCGTACACCGCCGAAGGCGACCCGAACACCGGCATCATCATTGGCGACGACTGCGTGCTGGTGGCCGACACCCAGGCCACGCCCGCCATGGCCGCCGACGTGGTGCGCCGCATCCGCGAAGTGACCGACAAGCCCATCAAGTACGTGGTGCTCACGCATTACCACGCGGTGCGCGTGCTGGGCGCGGCGGGCTACGGCGCCGAACACGTGCTGGCCAGCCAGGACACGCGCGACCTGATCGTCGAGCGCGGCGAAGAAGACAAGGCCAGCGAAATCGGCCGCTTCCCGCGCCTGTTCCAGAACGTCGAGACCGTGCCCCCGGGCCTGACCTGGCCCACCATGACCTTCACCGGCAAGATGACGCTGTGGCTGGGCAAGCTCGAAGTGCAGCTCATCCAGCTCGGCCGCGGCCACACCAAGGGCGACACCGTCGTCTGGCTGCCGCAGGAACGCACGCTGCTGTCGGGCGACCTGGTCGAGTTCGGTGCCACGCCGTACGCCGGCGACGCCTACTTCAAGGACTGGCCGCAGACGCTGGACAACATCGCGGCCCTCAAGCCGGCCGCACTGGTGCCGGGCCGCGGCGCCGCACTGACCACGCCCGAAGCCGTGGCCGAGGGCCTGACCGGCACGCGCAATTTCATCTCCGACGTGTATGCCAGCGTGCAGGAAGGCGTGAAGGCCGGCCGTGACCTGAACGCGGTCTACAAGGACACCTACGCCAAGCTCAAGCCCAAGTACAGCCAGTGGGTGATCTTCGACCACTGCATGCCCTTCGACGTGAGCCGTGCGTACGACGAAGCCTCGGGCCATGCGGACCCGCGCGTGTGGACGGCGCAGCGGGACATCGATATGTGGAAGGCGCTGGAAGGCTGA
- a CDS encoding DUF2783 domain-containing protein, producing MNAMQQQQALITTPNLDAPDDFYEALIEAHQGLSTEESHAFNARLVLVLANHVGSLAVLREAFDAARAS from the coding sequence ATGAACGCGATGCAACAACAGCAGGCACTGATCACCACGCCGAACCTCGACGCGCCCGACGATTTCTACGAGGCGCTGATCGAGGCGCACCAGGGGCTTTCCACCGAAGAAAGCCACGCCTTCAACGCACGGCTCGTGCTCGTGCTGGCCAACCACGTCGGCTCGCTCGCCGTGCTGCGCGAAGCGTTCGACGCCGCGCGCGCCAGCTGA
- a CDS encoding IclR family transcriptional regulator → MAANDTDRAQRGIQSIEVGGQLLRALVHHGRPMALKDLAREADMTAAKAHPYMVSFGRLGLIEQDRASGHYLLGPLALQLGLISLQQADPVHIATPLIGQLAQQIGHTVALAVWGARGATIVRTAESPSPVHVNMRHGTVFSLTNTASGRVFATYLDAAVVRALLEEERQRQKPRKGAAEPAPPPGMPPVQPLPSWSDFERQLQEVRDHGISRSDGEVIEGVSAMAAPVFDHTGAIVLAVTAIGPAGIFNTAWDGEISRALKACADTVSQRLGATVAPAAGLSRTER, encoded by the coding sequence ATGGCAGCGAATGACACCGACCGCGCCCAGCGCGGCATCCAGAGCATCGAGGTCGGCGGCCAGCTGCTGCGCGCGCTGGTGCACCACGGCCGGCCGATGGCGCTGAAAGACCTCGCGCGCGAGGCCGACATGACGGCCGCCAAGGCGCATCCGTACATGGTGAGCTTCGGGCGCCTGGGCCTGATCGAGCAGGACCGCGCCAGCGGCCACTATCTGCTCGGGCCGCTGGCCTTGCAACTGGGGCTGATCAGCCTGCAGCAGGCCGACCCGGTGCACATCGCCACGCCGCTGATCGGCCAACTGGCCCAGCAGATCGGCCACACCGTGGCGCTGGCCGTGTGGGGCGCGCGCGGCGCGACCATCGTGCGCACGGCCGAGTCGCCGTCACCGGTGCATGTGAACATGCGGCACGGCACGGTGTTCTCGCTCACCAACACCGCCTCGGGCCGCGTCTTTGCCACTTACCTGGATGCCGCCGTGGTGCGGGCGCTGCTCGAAGAAGAGCGCCAGCGCCAGAAGCCGCGAAAGGGCGCTGCAGAGCCCGCCCCGCCCCCCGGCATGCCGCCGGTGCAGCCGCTGCCTTCCTGGAGCGACTTCGAGCGCCAGCTCCAGGAAGTGCGCGACCACGGCATCAGCCGCTCCGACGGCGAGGTGATCGAGGGCGTGAGCGCCATGGCCGCACCGGTGTTCGACCACACCGGCGCCATCGTGCTGGCCGTGACCGCCATCGGCCCGGCCGGCATCTTCAACACCGCGTGGGACGGCGAGATTTCGCGCGCCCTCAAGGCCTGCGCGGACACCGTCTCCCAGCGGCTGGGCGCCACCGTTGCCCCGGCCGCCGGTCTTTCCAGAACCGAACGATGA
- a CDS encoding SIR2 family NAD-dependent protein deacylase produces the protein MTPVSLDTSLSSSLDAAIALLRDARRVVVFSGAGLSRASGIPTYRDADGLWKSQNALQFSHAEDLQRDPAGFTKFWAQRLSVVESAQPNPGHDALAQLQRLRPATRLVTQNVDGLLTLAGGQDVLELHGSLRRWRCDHCGNRSGPWPFHRCLRCGSHARPDVVMFGEMLNSGVLLDAQMAAQECDLFLVVGSTTIVYPAAELPQTALAHGAKLVTLNLEPLPHLDDAASAVLRGASEDLLPRLLAGLG, from the coding sequence ATGACGCCAGTCAGCCTCGATACATCTCTTTCTTCTTCTCTCGATGCGGCCATCGCGTTGCTGCGCGACGCCCGGCGCGTCGTGGTCTTCTCCGGCGCCGGCTTGTCGCGCGCCTCGGGCATCCCGACTTACCGCGACGCCGACGGTCTCTGGAAGAGCCAGAACGCCCTGCAGTTCTCCCACGCCGAAGACCTGCAGCGCGACCCGGCCGGCTTCACGAAATTCTGGGCGCAGCGCCTGTCGGTGGTCGAGTCGGCCCAGCCCAATCCGGGTCACGACGCGCTGGCGCAACTGCAAAGGCTGCGCCCCGCCACGCGGCTGGTCACGCAGAACGTCGACGGCCTGCTGACGCTGGCTGGCGGACAGGACGTGCTCGAACTGCACGGCTCGCTGCGCCGCTGGCGCTGCGACCACTGCGGCAACCGCAGCGGCCCGTGGCCCTTTCACCGTTGCTTGCGCTGCGGCTCGCACGCGCGGCCCGACGTCGTGATGTTCGGCGAAATGCTCAATTCCGGCGTGCTGCTCGATGCCCAGATGGCGGCGCAGGAGTGCGATCTGTTCCTGGTGGTCGGCAGCACGACCATCGTCTACCCGGCCGCCGAGCTGCCGCAGACCGCGCTGGCCCACGGCGCGAAGCTGGTCACGCTCAACCTGGAGCCGCTGCCGCACCTGGACGATGCGGCCTCGGCGGTGCTGCGCGGGGCGTCGGAAGACCTGCTGCCGCGGCTGCTGGCGGGGCTGGGCTGA
- a CDS encoding MlaE family ABC transporter permease has product MSNAPSPADVSAAGSVMPLVRQQEQDGRAWTVASGRWTALGMSSKPAWLALAKSLQAAAPAEDRAWDLRPIEQLDHIGAQLLWDHWRHEWPATLEMSPQHKAVLDQVAQFTVATPSEPPKTLSDRIREFSHNGPRAMYVMRDFTGLIGQLALDVGQLIRAPHRGPWRDFSGHLYQFGATALHITALVGLLIGVVLAYLISQQLRQYGAETFVVNILGLSLVRELGPVLAAVLIAGRSGSAITAQIGVMRVTEELDAMRVMGIPHGFRLVMPRVLALAIAMPLISLWTSMAALAGGMLAADAALDISPAYFLSALPRAVPISNLWLAMAKSAVFGILIALIGCYFGMKVKPNTESLGRGTTSSVVTSITAVILVDALFAVLFKGIGFRG; this is encoded by the coding sequence ATGTCGAATGCACCGTCGCCTGCCGACGTTTCAGCCGCCGGCAGTGTGATGCCGCTGGTGCGGCAGCAAGAACAGGACGGCCGCGCGTGGACCGTGGCCAGCGGCCGCTGGACCGCGCTGGGCATGTCGTCCAAGCCGGCCTGGTTGGCACTGGCGAAGAGCCTGCAGGCCGCCGCGCCCGCCGAAGACCGCGCCTGGGACCTGCGCCCCATCGAGCAGCTCGACCACATCGGCGCGCAGTTGCTATGGGACCACTGGCGCCACGAATGGCCGGCCACGCTGGAGATGTCGCCGCAGCACAAGGCAGTGCTCGACCAGGTGGCGCAGTTCACGGTGGCCACGCCGAGCGAGCCGCCCAAGACATTGAGCGACCGCATCCGCGAGTTCTCGCACAACGGTCCGCGCGCCATGTATGTGATGCGCGACTTCACGGGCCTGATCGGCCAGTTGGCGCTCGACGTGGGCCAGCTGATCCGAGCCCCGCACCGCGGCCCCTGGCGCGACTTCTCCGGGCACCTCTACCAGTTCGGCGCCACGGCACTGCACATCACGGCACTGGTTGGCCTCTTGATCGGCGTGGTGCTGGCCTACCTGATCTCGCAGCAACTGCGCCAGTACGGCGCCGAGACCTTCGTGGTCAACATCCTCGGGCTGTCGCTGGTGCGCGAACTGGGGCCGGTGCTGGCGGCCGTGCTGATCGCGGGCCGCTCGGGCTCGGCCATCACCGCGCAGATCGGCGTGATGCGCGTGACCGAAGAACTCGACGCGATGCGCGTCATGGGCATCCCGCACGGCTTTCGCCTGGTGATGCCGCGCGTGCTGGCGCTGGCCATCGCCATGCCGCTGATCAGCCTCTGGACCTCGATGGCGGCGCTCGCGGGCGGCATGCTGGCGGCCGATGCGGCGCTCGACATTTCGCCGGCGTACTTTCTGTCGGCGCTGCCGCGCGCGGTGCCGATCTCGAACCTGTGGCTGGCCATGGCCAAGTCGGCGGTGTTCGGCATCCTGATCGCGCTGATCGGCTGCTACTTCGGCATGAAGGTCAAGCCCAACACCGAGAGCCTGGGGCGCGGCACCACCTCGTCGGTCGTGACCTCGATCACCGCGGTGATCCTGGTGGACGCGCTGTTTGCGGTGCTGTTCAAGGGCATCGGGTTCCGGGGATGA